DNA from Candidatus Binatia bacterium:
GGCTTCGCCGCCCCTGTTCCGCACCGCGTGATCCACCTCGAGACGCAGTCGTCCTAAGCGGCCGCCGCGCGAATCCTGCCGGGGTCGTGGTAGACGTTCATCCGACCGGATCGCAGGAAGCCAACGAGCGTGAGGTCGAGGCGCGCCGCTAGGTCGATGGCGAGGCTGCTGGGCGCACTCACCGCGCAAAGCACCGGAAGACCAGCCATCGCGGCCTTCTGAACGATCTCGAAGCTCGCGCGGCCCGAGACCAGAAGCACCGCACGCGAGGCCGGCGTTCGCCCGAGGAGAAGCTCGTGGCCGATCGCCTTGTCGACCGCATTGTGACGGCCGACGTCTTCTCGCAGGACCCGTAGGTCCCCCTGCGCTTCGAAGATGGCCGCGGCATGCAAGCCACCGGTCTCCGCGAAGACATCCTGCGAGGCCCGCATCCGACCGGGCAGCTCGGAAAGCCAATCGACGGTGACCTCTGGGCCGGGCGCGAGCCGGTCCACCGACTGTTCCAAGCGATCGATCGTCTGTTTGCCGCAGAGACCGCACGAACTCGACACGTAGAACTCGCGGCGTGCGCGCTGGACCCGGTCGGCATTGGCAGTCGCGGCCCGGTCGGACAGCGTGACCTCGACCACGTTGCCGTACTCGGCGAGATCGCACGGCCGAAGGCTTGCGAGATCGTCGGCGGACCCGACGATGCCTTCCGTCAGACAGAACCCCGCGGCGAGCTCCTGGTCCTCCCCGGGCGTGCGCATCGTGACGGCGAGCGGCGCGTCCCCGATCCGGATCTCGAGCGGCTCCTCGACGGCGACACGATCTTCGGTCGCGTCGGCCCGGTCACCCGTCCACCGAACTACCCCGCGCCGGGCGACTCCCGACCGGTCCGCCACCGCGCTCACCGGCTCTCGTCGTTGCCGGAGACGCGGATCGTCACCGGGATGAACTTCGACGTCGGGGTCCGGCTCCGTTTCGCGAAGCTCGTGACGGCGACCAGCGGATTCAACTCCGGGAAGTACCCGGCCGCACAGCCCCGCGGGATGTCGTACGCGACCGCTCGAAAGCCAACGACCACGCGCCGGCGGCCATCCTCGAAGTGGCTCTCGACCTCGAGGAGATCCCCATCCGACAAGCCTCGGTCCGTCAGGTCACCCTCGGACAGGAAGATCACCTGCCGGGTTCCGTAGACACCGCGGTAGCGATCGTCGAGCTCGTAGATCGTCGTGTTGAACTGGTCGTGGGAGCGCATCGTCATGAGACGAAGCTGCCCCTCGGGGAGGCTCGAGTCCGGAACGATGGACGGCATGAAGCGCGCCCGCCCGGTGGACGTCTTCCAATCCCGGTCCCGTGCCGAGTTGCCGAGATAGAAGCCGCCGGGTCGTTCGATACGTCGATTGAAGTCGTCGAACAGGTTCGGCAAGACGCGCTCGATGCGGTCCCGAATCCGTCCGTAATCGGCGACGAGATCATCCCAGTCGATGCCGCGAGTCTTGCGACTCGCACGCCCGATCCCAGCGACGATGGCGGGCTCCGATCGAAGCAGAGGCGACGCCGGCTCGTTGCGCCCGTGTGAGGCGTGCACCACGCTCATCGAGTCCTCGACGGTGACCTTCTGCAAACCGGCAGCCTGGACGTCTCGCTCGGTGCGGCCCAGGCACGGCAAGATCAGCGCGTCCTTTCCGAGCACCGTGTGGCTGCGATTCAGTTTTGTACTCACGTGCACGGTCAGCTCACACCGGGCAAGCGCCTCGGACGTGTAAGCCGTGTCCGGCGTCGCCGCGACGAAGTTGCCTCCCATGCCGAGGAACACCCGGGCCCGGCCCTCAGCCATCGCCTCGATGGCTCCGACGGTATCATAGCCATGAGCGGACGGCGGCGAGAACTGGAACTCCACACCGAGCCGCTCGAGGAACGCCGCGGCCGGCTTCTCGGTGATCCCCATGGTCCGGTCGCCCTGGACGTTGCTGTGGCCGCGCACCGGACACGCGCCCGCACCTTCGCGACCGAGATTACCGCGTAGAAGCAGAAGATTGGTGACCTGCTGAATGGTGGCGACCGCATGCCGCTGCTGCGTGAGGCCCATCGCCCAGCAGGCGATCACCGCGTCGGCCTCGACGTAGACCGTCGCCGCTTCTTCGAGCTCGGCGCGCGTCAGGCCGGATTCCTTCTCGATGTGTTCCCACGAGACAGCGCCGAGGGCCTGCACGTACTCCTCGAGCCCGCTCGTGTGGCGATCGATGAACTCGCGATCGAGCACCGCGCCGGGAGCGGCCTTCTCGGCAGCGAGCACCGCCTTGCCGATTCCGGTGAGCGCTGCGAGATCGCCGCCGATCTGAACCTGCAAATAGTGCGTGCTGATCGACGTGCCGCGACCGCTCAGGAGCTCCCAGGGATCCTTCGGATGGGCGAACTCGACCAGTGCGCGCTCCCGCAGGGGATTCAGACTCACGATGCGAGCGCCGCGACGGCGTGCCGCTTGGAGCTCCGTCAGCATACGCGGATGATTCGTGCCGGGGTTTTGACCGATCACGAAGATCGCATCGGCCTTCTGGAAATCCTCGAGTGTGACGGTCCCCTTCCCGATGCCAATCGACTCCGACAGCCCGACGCCGCTCGACTCGTGACACATGTTCGAGCAGTCCGGGAAATTGTTGGTGCCGAGCCGCCGACCGAGAAGTTGATAGAGGAAGGCGGCCTCGTTGCTCGTGCGACCTGACGTGTAGAAGACCGCCTCGTTGGGGTCATCCAACCCGTCGAGGGCGGCGCCGATCTGACCGAAGGCATCCGCCCACGAGACCGGCTGGTACGTATCGCTCGCCTGGTCGTAGCGCATCGGGTGCGTCAGGCGACCCTGCCCCTCCAGCCAGTGGTCGGTCTGCCCTCGCAGGCTCGCCACCGGGTTCGCTGCGAAGAAGTCAGGGCCGACACGCTTGCCCGTCGCCTCGAACGCAACGGCCTTCGCCCCGTTCTCGCAGAACTCGAAACGGGCCGGCGAATTCGGCTCGGGCCAGGCACACCCGGGGCAGTCGAAGCCGTCGGGCTGATTCACGTGGGCTAGGGACCGGACCCCCGCGAGGGGCGCGCCGTCGCGACCGAGACGCTGAGCGGTCGAGATGAGGGCGCCCAGGCCTCCCGCAGCCGGTCCCTTGGGGTTCTGTCGGTGATCAGACATGCGCAGCCACAGAACCCTTGGCATGCAACGCGAAATCGGTCTAGTCGCGCGGCCTCCCGCCTTGTCGCTGACCCGCGGGCGGCGTAAATACAACCGGTGTCCCGACTCCTGAGCTTCCTTCGGGGAAAGTGGATGCCGCTCGTGACCGCGCTCGTGGTCGCGAGCGCCGGCTTCTTCATCTACCAGCGAATCGAGGACAACCTGCACCGCCTTCTCCCCGAGCAGCTGCAGACCCTCCTCTGCGCCGAAGACGGCGTCTCCGGACGACTTGCTCATGTCCAGCGAGCAGGCGGAGTTGCGACGCCTTCTGGCGCCTCACCTCGACAGTCAGCTGACAGACTTCATCGTTCTCGCGCCGACGGGGCGGATCATCGCGGCCTATCTGACCGAACAGATCGGCTCGGCCGACCTCGCTGAGCACCCGTTCGTGAAGCGCGCGCTCGCCGGCGACCCGGTCGTCTCGGTTCCGTTCCCGTCCCACATCGGGCTTCCGAACGCATCGGGCGTCGGGGACGTGGGCGAGCTCACCGAAAGCCTCCGCCGCGGAGTGATCACCCTCGACAGTCAGGACGTCGTCGACGCCACGACGGCCCGGACCATGGCCGAGACGCGCATGGGGGTCGATCGCCAAACCCTGCTCGAAGAGGCCGAACGCTACCCGACGCGCTGGCTCGCGGAGTCTCGCCCCTCCGACGCGACCGCTTCGCCAACCGGGGCCGCCGCCTCGACCGCGGCGCCCCGACTTACCGAAGATCTGCTCTCGAACGACCCCGCCCGCGTCCGAAAGGCCCTCACGCGGGAAGATCTCGACGCCCGCGTCGCCGCGCTGATCGTCCCGTGGCTCGCCCATCCCGAAGTCCGGGGCGTGGCGTCGACGGCGTCATTCTGGCCCTCGTCAAACGCGAGGCCGAGGTCGACGAGACGCTCTGGGCCAATCAAGAAGTACAGGACGTTCACGCGAGCTCGGTCCTGCTGGACGCTCCACAGCGACGCCGCGTTAAGCGCACCGCCGAGCACGTCTTCACGCTCCTCGCCGTGATCTTCGATCGTGCGCCGCTGCGATTCTCGCTGTTTGTCCTCGCGTCGGCGGACCCGAACCTGCGCGGAACCGCGCTCGAATACCTCGAGAACGTGTTGCCCGATGGCCTCAGGCGTGCTCTTTGGCGCCACGTGGCGCGGGAAAGCACCGTCATCCAATCCAGCCGATCGACCGAAGAGCTGGCCAGCGAACTCCAACGCACGACCTCCCCCTTGGTCGGTCGCCGGTCCCGTTCATGAAGGAGCTCTCTCGGCCAGAGCGATTCCTGCGGATCTTCACCGAGATCCGCCCCGGAGAGGGCCGCACCGCCCTCCTCCTCTTCCTGAACGTCTTCCTGATCCTCTGCGCCTACTACTTCGTGAAGCCGCTGCGCGACGGGTGGATCGCCGTCTCGGCCATCGAAGGTCTGTCGAAGATGGAGGTGAAGGCCTACTCCAGTTTCGGGCAGAGCATTCTGTTTCTCGGGGCGATCGGGGTGTACGCCCGGATGTCCTCCATGCTCCCGCGCGCCGTGCTGATCTCGCGCACGACGATGTTCTGCATGTCGAACCTGGTGCTGTTCTGGTTCCTGCAGCCGAACTTCTTCCTCGCGAACCTTCCTGGCATGGGCATCATGTTCTACCTCTGGGTCGGGATGTTCGGCCTCTTCGTCGTGGCCCAGTTCTGGGCGTTTGCGGCGGATCTCTACACAGATGAGCGGGGCCGTCGGCTGCTCCCGATGATCGCGATCGGGGCCACGTCCGGGGCCACCGTGGGGTCGTTCATCGTCGAGCAGGTGGTCTACAGCGAGCTGCTGGACAGCGGAACGCTGCTCCTCCTGGCCAACATTCCGCTGGCCCTGTCGATCTGGCTCACACGCCAAGCCGACATTCTCGGGCCGCTGGGCGAGGGCTATCCCGAGGCCGGAGCCGGGGGGGCCTCACCGGAACCGGGGCCCGCGGAGAGGTCCGAAAACTCCGACGGGGCTTTCGCGCTGATCCGGGCGCACCACTATCTGATGCTCGTCGCGGCGGTCACCCTGATCAACGCCTGGGTGAACACCAATGGAGAAAACCTGCTCTTCCGAGTAGTTCAGGAGGCTCTGGCCACCTCGGTCGAGGCCACCGGGGTCACCGATCCCGCCCTCATCTTGCATGAGGTCCGCGAGGGCACCACCGCGTTCTACGGGGACTTCTTTTTCTGGGTGAACGTGACCGCGCTCCTGCTGCAGGCTCTGGTGGCGTCCCGACTCCTTGCTCTAGGCGGGTTTGGGGCTATCCTTCTCCTACTTCCTAGCATCGCCCTCGTGGGTTATACGGCAATGGCTTTCTTGCCGATATTGGGGGTGGTGAGGGTGATGAAAATCGCAGAAAACGCGACGGATTACTCCATCAATAATACGGCGTCGCAGGTGTTGTGGTTGCCTACGACTGCCGAAATGAAGTTCAAGGCCAAGCCTGCGATCGCGACGTTCTGCGTCCGTCTCGGGGATGGCCTGGCCGCATTGACCGTCCTCGTGGGCGTACAGCTCATGAATCTGTCGACGCGGTCCTTCTTCCTTCTGAATGCCGCACTCGTTTTGCTTTGGCTCGGGGTGGCAGTGGCGGTGGTGGGTGAGCATGGACGGATCGTTGAATCGGGTGCGAGGAAAAATGCAGCCTAAGTCGGCACATCTCCTGGTTTGTTTGGTTGCGACGTTGGCCGCCCTTCCCTTCGTCACGCGGCCCGCGTCGGCCGACGACTTGAGCGGAGGAGAGATCTTCCTCGAAGCGGACGCAGCGCCGCTGTGGGATGCGATCGACCCGGTCTTCCAGCGCCAACTCGAGCAACGGCTCGATACGCTCGGATTCACGCCCGCGATCCGCAACAAGAACCTCGGCGTCGCCGTGGTCGACATCACGGACCCCGAAGCGCCCCGCGTCGCCGCCGTGAACGGCGACGTCATGATCTACGCCGCGAGCCTCCCGAAGATCGCGATCCTTCTGGGTGCCTTCGAACGCATCGAAGCCGGCGAGCTCCAGCTCACCGCCGAGAACGAGCGCTTGCTACACCTCATGATCCAGCGCTCTTCGAACAAGGCCGCTACGGTCATGATGGACCGCGTCGGCAAGGAGTACATCGCCGAGACCCTGCGATCCGACGAGTACCGCCTCTACGACGTCAGGCACAACGGCGGCCTCTGGGCCGGCAAGGACTACGGCAAGGCCGGCCTCTGGCGCCGCGATCCGCTCCACAACCTCTCGCACGGTGCGACGGCCATGCAGGTGGCCCGCTTCTACTACATGATGGAGACGGGCGAACTCGTCGACGAAGAGGCCAGCGCGAAGATGAAGGAGCTGATGGCCGACTCAGCCATCAAGCACAAGTTCGTCAAGGCCCTCGACCGCATCGACCCGGACGCGGAGATCTACCGCAAGTCCGGCAGTTGGCAGCAGTGGCACGCCGACAGCGCCATCGTCGAACGCGATGGCCGCCGCTACATCGCCGTCGGCCTCTGCGAAGACCAACAGGGCGGCCGCTGGCTCGAGCGCATCTTCCACGTCATGGACGCCCTCGTCATGGAGTCCCCCTCCACCGAAGTCGCCCGCCTCGAAGAGTAGGGACGTTGGTTAATCTCGGCGATTTCGTTTAGTCGCTGCGCTTATTGCGGGCTCGTCGGGGGGCCTGCCCGAGCTTTCTCCCGATTTCGGCCGGGCACGGGAGTCGCTGCAGGGCTGGCGTTCCAAACGGCACTCAGTTGGTAAGGGGTGGACCTTCGGAAGTTCTCTCGCTCGGCGGCGGCTGGTCTTCCAAAGTCGTCTTACTCCGGCGGAAGGTCTTCACATCAACGGAGCGCGGTGCGTCCTTGGCCCCGGCCTTGATGAAAGTTGGGCGCGGGAGTCAGCCTCGTCGCACGCGTTGTCTACTGAGCGACTTGTGTGGTCCGGAGAGGATGGAGTTGCTGCATCATTTGCTGGATCCGGGTTCCGAGGCGTTCGTGTTCTTCGGCGGCGTTCTTGCGCAAGACGTTGGAGAGAACGACGACCATGTAGCGCATCGGGGGGTTTCGTTCGGGCTCCTCGACGACGGCGATCGACGCGAGGAAGTTCCAGACGTTGCCGTGGTACTTCTCACAGACGTGACCGCGCTCCGGGCGGCATTTATAGAGTGAGCCGGACTTGAAGTAGACGGCCGAGTTGCGCAGCGCCGGAGACGAGGCGTAGCGGATTCGGCGGTCGGTCACGTAGAGGAGCTTCTTGATCTCTTTGCTCGACCAGGGGTCGACGAGCTCGCCCATTTCCATGGCGACGAGGAACTCCATCAGGGAGCGCGCGGACGCGTAGCTCGACGTTCCCGGAAGGCGCTTTTTTCCCTCTCGGGTGAATAGGCTTCCCTGCCGGAGCTTGCCCCGGTTCAGGCCGTTGCGGCCGACAGGTTCCTGCAGCACTGCCTTGAGCTCGCCGGAGAGTTGACCCTTCCCCGCCGAATTCAGGTACGCCCGGCTCGCCTCGTGCGACTTCGGGTACCCCGAGCCGAAGTGCTTCATCAGCACGGCCTCACGTCCCACCATCGACGCCGCCGCATTGGAACTCGGCGACATCATGTGATCGAGGAGCGTATAGAGGGTCATCTGCTCGCCCTCTGCGATCGGCCGACGACGGACCTTCTTGCCGCCGATATGGAAGACGGGGACTTCATGGGAATCGGTCCGGATGAACTCGTCAGTGACGACGACCGTCTCCTTCAGCATGTCCCGGCGCTTGCGAATGTCCGGCTCGATGTCCGCGAGTGTCTGGAACATGCCCAGCGCGAGCAGGACCTTGCCGACGCTCCCCGCGTTCATCATCGCGTCCGGGTTCACTTCGGCATACCGCGGGCGATCGGGATCGCTCACGTCGAGCAGGGCGACGCCGTAGCCGCCCACGTCGCTCCCAAGCTCGTCGCGGAGCATCTGATTCAGCTGCGGATCCGGCGCGGGAATCTGGAAATTCGGTTTGTGCTGCAACGACAGGACGATCTTGTCCGTAGTCAGGTCGCCCCCCGGCGGGAGCACCTTCCCGCCCGAGTTCCTCTGGGCGAGGCGGAAGCCTTCGATACGGGTAATGCCGCTGTTCGGGTAGCCATCTAGGGGATACGCGCCGACCCCGCCGGCCAGAAGAGCCGTCGCGGAAGCAACGGCCGCGGAAACACAGATGGTTCGTCGGGTGATTCGGCGCATGCCGGACTCCTTGTCTCTCGTTTTGGAATTCATCCGCTCAGTGGACCCGGTCGAGCGGAACCGTACCCACGAGATCCGGCCCGCCCGTGCGGGCATCGAGCCCCTTTAGGTAGGTGCTCTCTTTTGCGCCCTTCGACTCGACGAAGGGCCGGATCTGAAGCACCGCGAGTTTCCCGCCGCGGAACCCGAACTCGATGTCCGCCGGCATCGGCTCTCCGAGATCCCCCCGCAGAGCCGGGAAGCGTTGCGGGGCATCCCTCGAGAGCTGGATCAGAGCCTGGATCTCGTTCGGCTGCAGGACGCGCTTGCCTCCCTGCGTCGGCACCTTCGTGACGCCACCCGAACGGTTCAGAACCCGCCGATACGGCGCGGTCGCGTTCGCGAGCAGTCGCGTTTCTCCGGTCGCCGGGTTCACCAGCAGCGACTCCGCCGCCTGACCGTCGACCGCTCCACCGACGCCCTCGTTGACCGCGATGGAAAGCCAACCATCCCGGTTGCCCTGCACGTCCGTGGTCACCATCACGCCGGACTTCTCCGACGGGAAGCCGAGCTGAATCAGCACGGCCGGGAATACGTACTCGGGCTGCGTCATGTGGGATTGACGCCAAGCGTACGCACGGTCGGTGAACGGGGATGCCATCACGTCTTTGATCGCCTTCTCAATGTTCGTGAAGCCGACGACATTCGGCACCGTGAGATTGAGGCCCGCACCCGTGAACCCATCGAGGTCCTCGACGTTGGTGTCGCTTCGCACGAAGACGCCGTACGTTCCGTCCGCCCCGAAGTGCTTGTGCAGTGCGGTTCGGAGGCGACTCTGGAAGTCGGACGAGAACTCGACGTTCTCGATCCAGGCCCGCAGCCGCGCGAGGAACGCCTTGGTCGCGCGCTTCTTCTCCGGCCCCTCGGACGTCGAGCCGAGCATCTCGTACTGCTTCTTCATCCAATCCCAGACCGAAGGACCGCCGGTCTCGATCGGCCGATCGAGGAGCTTTCGGAACTCCCCGAACGGAATCACGACGCCATCCGGTACCGCCTTACCGAAGGCATTGCGCAGCTCACCCAGGTTGGCGCTCTTCGGGCCGGCCACGCGCCCCGAATCCGCCGCGCGCAGCGAGGACATCGGCACGACACCGGTCGTATTGAGATCGAGCTTGTTCAGATCCGGTCGGATGACCAGCGTGTGGCCCGCCTCCATCTGTCCGAAGATCGGGTCCCATTGAGGCCCATCGTTTGCCAGCTCCACGACGCCTCCGGGACTCACCGCGAGCACGACGCGCTGCCCCTGCTTCGCACGCACGCGCGAGAGCATCTCGTGGCCGACGACGACATTGGGAATCCCGAGATTTCGCGCGAGCAACTGCACGTGCGAAAGGGAGTTGCCCTCGCCTTCGGTCAGAATACCGCCGACCGGAGGTAGCTCCGCGATCGTCTCCGGGAGAAGATAGATCCCCTTCGAATCGAAGTCCCCGGCCTCCTCAGCGGCGCCGGGGACACGAAGAACCCCACGCGCGATCCCCGGATTCAACGCCCGCAGTCCCGACCCGACGGTCTGCCCGAACACCTTGTGCTCGACACCCGCACCGGCGTTCGCATCGTTCGTGAGCGAGTCGGTGACAACGCCGTAGAAGAGCATCGGACCGCCGCGAAGCCGGTCCTGCGGATACAGATTGGCGATCGTATCGAGCCGCGAGAAGTGCTGCACCGCTTCGCCGAAGTTGAACGCGACTGTTCGTCCGGCCCACTCGGGACCGCGACCGAGGTACTTCACTTCCTCACGATACTTGTCGATCGTGGGTGCGCCGCCGCGCGACACGCGTACGATCGAGTTGCGAAGGCTCACGGCCTGGCCCGGCGAGATCAGCCCCGAGCCGTAGAGGCCACTGGTCAAGTACCAGAGCCACTCGAGGCGCTGCCGCCGCGTGGCATTCGGCGCCTGCAGAGCCAATTCGTTGCCGGCCGTGTAAACCCCGTCTTCGAGTGCGAGGCTCGCCTCGACCAGGGCACGACGCGCCGCGGGGCCACGCCACTCCCCCGCACGCTCACGAAGGACACCCAGCAGATCGGCCCCGTTCTCGAGGCGCGAGGAAGGGTCGGCCCCGTCGAGCCCCGTCGCGCGTTGGATCAACTGATCCCGCAGCATCCCGCCCGGGAGCCGGGCCGCTGCCGCCCGGACGGCGTTTCCGGCGTTGTTCGCCGCGTAGAGCGTGTCGATGTCGGTGGCGAGCTGCGAGTAGCTCCCCTGGAGCGAGCCGCGCCCATTGCTGGCCGCGTATTCCCGAACACGCCCCGCATCGCCCGAGTCGGGCGATCCGTGAATCTTGACCCGCAGGTTCTTGAAGCCGGAGTCCGCGCGCGCGATGCGCATCGCGTCGGCCCGGACCTGCTGTGCCGTCACGTCCCCGGGCGCGATCTCGCGCGGCACGAGCCGCACGGTCTCCCGCATAAGATACCAGCGATCGTCGCGCGCCCACTGCGGGTCGGCCAGGACGGCGGCGAGGATCCGCTCCCCGCCGGCTTCTTCGTCCTCGGCCTGGAGGGCTCCGCGATACGTGAGCGTCGCGCGCATGACCCAGCCGTCGTCTGCCTCACGCAGGAAGCGCTCCAACAGAAGCTGCTTCAAGGTACGCAGATCCGGTGCCGGGCCGACGAACGGGGCACCGTCGAGCTCGGCGAAGACGTTCGCAATCTTGAAGCCGCCGTCTCGTAGCTGCTTCGCCTTCGAGTTCCAAAGGCCGTGCTGAACGCCGCCTCCGTGGCCGCTACATCCGGCGCGGGCCGGCCGCACCGTGCCGTCCTCGCAAAACCAACGTAGTCCTTCGAAGGGACCACGCGGCGCCCCCTTCATCTCCTCGACCCACACGCGCAGGGTCGCCTCATCGGGAAGCGCGGTAGCGGTGCCCGGCAAGGCCAAAGCCAAAGCCAGCACGACGAGTGCAACGAATCGCATCAACAAATCTCCTTGGCGGCAACCGACCAGGCACGGTAGGTCGCCTCTCCGAACAAGACGAAGTGGATCTCGCTCAACGTGCCGACGCTTTCGCGGCACGTGGTGATCGACAGTGGGGCGGCCTCCCCCAGCGGGTAACCGAACACCCCGCAAGAGATGGCCGGAAAGGCCACGGACTCGAGCCCGTTCTCGTGCGCCAGCGCGAGCGACGCCCGATAGGCATTTCGTAGAAGCGGCGCCGATGTGGCCGCCGAAACGTACACGGGCCCGACGGTATGAATGACGTACCGCGCCGGGAGGTCGAACCCGGGAGTAAGCCGGGCCTCGCCGGTCGGGCAACGGACCCCAGGGCCAGCTTCCGGGGCCTCGCGGCAGGCGTCGAGGAGCTCCGGGCCGGCAGCGCGGTGGATCGCACTGTCTACGCCGCCCCCGCCCAGCATCTGCTCGTTCGCCGCGTTCACGATGGCATCGACCGAGACCCGAGTGAGGTCTCCTTCTTGCAGCACGAGCGTGCAGGTTTCGGTGAGAGCGAAGTGATCCACGGCGGCCGGTGACCCGAGCGTATGTCTGCCCCGTGGGGTGGCAGATGTCTAGGAGACGGGCCGCAAAGTGCCCAGAACGCCCGCCTTTTCGAGGGCCTCAACCTTCTCGTCGTCGTAGCCCAGGACGTCGCGCAGAACCCGCTCGTTGTCGCGCCCGGGCTCCACAGCCGCC
Protein-coding regions in this window:
- a CDS encoding FdhF/YdeP family oxidoreductase, producing the protein MSDHRQNPKGPAAGGLGALISTAQRLGRDGAPLAGVRSLAHVNQPDGFDCPGCAWPEPNSPARFEFCENGAKAVAFEATGKRVGPDFFAANPVASLRGQTDHWLEGQGRLTHPMRYDQASDTYQPVSWADAFGQIGAALDGLDDPNEAVFYTSGRTSNEAAFLYQLLGRRLGTNNFPDCSNMCHESSGVGLSESIGIGKGTVTLEDFQKADAIFVIGQNPGTNHPRMLTELQAARRRGARIVSLNPLRERALVEFAHPKDPWELLSGRGTSISTHYLQVQIGGDLAALTGIGKAVLAAEKAAPGAVLDREFIDRHTSGLEEYVQALGAVSWEHIEKESGLTRAELEEAATVYVEADAVIACWAMGLTQQRHAVATIQQVTNLLLLRGNLGREGAGACPVRGHSNVQGDRTMGITEKPAAAFLERLGVEFQFSPPSAHGYDTVGAIEAMAEGRARVFLGMGGNFVAATPDTAYTSEALARCELTVHVSTKLNRSHTVLGKDALILPCLGRTERDVQAAGLQKVTVEDSMSVVHASHGRNEPASPLLRSEPAIVAGIGRASRKTRGIDWDDLVADYGRIRDRIERVLPNLFDDFNRRIERPGGFYLGNSARDRDWKTSTGRARFMPSIVPDSSLPEGQLRLMTMRSHDQFNTTIYELDDRYRGVYGTRQVIFLSEGDLTDRGLSDGDLLEVESHFEDGRRRVVVGFRAVAYDIPRGCAAGYFPELNPLVAVTSFAKRSRTPTSKFIPVTIRVSGNDESR
- a CDS encoding O-acetyl-ADP-ribose deacetylase; amino-acid sequence: MDHFALTETCTLVLQEGDLTRVSVDAIVNAANEQMLGGGGVDSAIHRAAGPELLDACREAPEAGPGVRCPTGEARLTPGFDLPARYVIHTVGPVYVSAATSAPLLRNAYRASLALAHENGLESVAFPAISCGVFGYPLGEAAPLSITTCRESVGTLSEIHFVLFGEATYRAWSVAAKEIC
- a CDS encoding serine hydrolase gives rise to the protein MRRITRRTICVSAAVASATALLAGGVGAYPLDGYPNSGITRIEGFRLAQRNSGGKVLPPGGDLTTDKIVLSLQHKPNFQIPAPDPQLNQMLRDELGSDVGGYGVALLDVSDPDRPRYAEVNPDAMMNAGSVGKVLLALGMFQTLADIEPDIRKRRDMLKETVVVTDEFIRTDSHEVPVFHIGGKKVRRRPIAEGEQMTLYTLLDHMMSPSSNAAASMVGREAVLMKHFGSGYPKSHEASRAYLNSAGKGQLSGELKAVLQEPVGRNGLNRGKLRQGSLFTREGKKRLPGTSSYASARSLMEFLVAMEMGELVDPWSSKEIKKLLYVTDRRIRYASSPALRNSAVYFKSGSLYKCRPERGHVCEKYHGNVWNFLASIAVVEEPERNPPMRYMVVVLSNVLRKNAAEEHERLGTRIQQMMQQLHPLRTTQVAQ
- a CDS encoding PEP/pyruvate-binding domain-containing protein, yielding MRFVALVVLALALALPGTATALPDEATLRVWVEEMKGAPRGPFEGLRWFCEDGTVRPARAGCSGHGGGVQHGLWNSKAKQLRDGGFKIANVFAELDGAPFVGPAPDLRTLKQLLLERFLREADDGWVMRATLTYRGALQAEDEEAGGERILAAVLADPQWARDDRWYLMRETVRLVPREIAPGDVTAQQVRADAMRIARADSGFKNLRVKIHGSPDSGDAGRVREYAASNGRGSLQGSYSQLATDIDTLYAANNAGNAVRAAAARLPGGMLRDQLIQRATGLDGADPSSRLENGADLLGVLRERAGEWRGPAARRALVEASLALEDGVYTAGNELALQAPNATRRQRLEWLWYLTSGLYGSGLISPGQAVSLRNSIVRVSRGGAPTIDKYREEVKYLGRGPEWAGRTVAFNFGEAVQHFSRLDTIANLYPQDRLRGGPMLFYGVVTDSLTNDANAGAGVEHKVFGQTVGSGLRALNPGIARGVLRVPGAAEEAGDFDSKGIYLLPETIAELPPVGGILTEGEGNSLSHVQLLARNLGIPNVVVGHEMLSRVRAKQGQRVVLAVSPGGVVELANDGPQWDPIFGQMEAGHTLVIRPDLNKLDLNTTGVVPMSSLRAADSGRVAGPKSANLGELRNAFGKAVPDGVVIPFGEFRKLLDRPIETGGPSVWDWMKKQYEMLGSTSEGPEKKRATKAFLARLRAWIENVEFSSDFQSRLRTALHKHFGADGTYGVFVRSDTNVEDLDGFTGAGLNLTVPNVVGFTNIEKAIKDVMASPFTDRAYAWRQSHMTQPEYVFPAVLIQLGFPSEKSGVMVTTDVQGNRDGWLSIAVNEGVGGAVDGQAAESLLVNPATGETRLLANATAPYRRVLNRSGGVTKVPTQGGKRVLQPNEIQALIQLSRDAPQRFPALRGDLGEPMPADIEFGFRGGKLAVLQIRPFVESKGAKESTYLKGLDARTGGPDLVGTVPLDRVH
- a CDS encoding serine hydrolase, whose protein sequence is MQPKSAHLLVCLVATLAALPFVTRPASADDLSGGEIFLEADAAPLWDAIDPVFQRQLEQRLDTLGFTPAIRNKNLGVAVVDITDPEAPRVAAVNGDVMIYAASLPKIAILLGAFERIEAGELQLTAENERLLHLMIQRSSNKAATVMMDRVGKEYIAETLRSDEYRLYDVRHNGGLWAGKDYGKAGLWRRDPLHNLSHGATAMQVARFYYMMETGELVDEEASAKMKELMADSAIKHKFVKALDRIDPDAEIYRKSGSWQQWHADSAIVERDGRRYIAVGLCEDQQGGRWLERIFHVMDALVMESPSTEVARLEE
- the fdhD gene encoding formate dehydrogenase accessory sulfurtransferase FdhD, coding for MSAVADRSGVARRGVVRWTGDRADATEDRVAVEEPLEIRIGDAPLAVTMRTPGEDQELAAGFCLTEGIVGSADDLASLRPCDLAEYGNVVEVTLSDRAATANADRVQRARREFYVSSSCGLCGKQTIDRLEQSVDRLAPGPEVTVDWLSELPGRMRASQDVFAETGGLHAAAIFEAQGDLRVLREDVGRHNAVDKAIGHELLLGRTPASRAVLLVSGRASFEIVQKAAMAGLPVLCAVSAPSSLAIDLAARLDLTLVGFLRSGRMNVYHDPGRIRAAAA